Proteins co-encoded in one Cinclus cinclus chromosome 9, bCinCin1.1, whole genome shotgun sequence genomic window:
- the G6PC2 gene encoding glucose-6-phosphatase 2, translated as MDLLHSNGVLIIQHLQRDYRAYQDFLNFMSHVGDPRNIFSIYFPLWFQLNQVVGTKMIWVAVIGDWFNLIFKWILFGHRPYWWVQETMIYPNQSSPCLEQFPITCETGPGSPSGHAMGSSCVWYVMVTAALSYTVRWKDKSAVTLHRLTWSFLWSIFWIIQISVCISRVFIATHFPHQVVLGVFAGILVAEAFEHTPAIQTASLRMYIKTNLFLFIFALGFYLSLKLLDIDLLWSVPKAKKWCANPDWINIDTTPFAGLVRNLGALFGLGLGINSEMFITSCKGKNSCRISFRLLCVAASLATLQLYNFVRIPTHTEYLFYILSFCKSAAMPLTVVALVPYCVHSLMRTTEKKLN; from the exons ATGGATCTCCTTCACAGCAATGGAGTGCTTATCATTCAGCATTTACAGAGGGACTACAGGGCTTACCAGGATTTCCTAAATTTTATGTCACATGTTGGTGATCCCCggaatatattttcaatttattttcctctttggtTTCAGCTCAACCAAGTGGTTGGTACTAAAATGATATGGGTGGCAGTCATTGGTGATTGGTTCAACCTCATATTTAAATG gATTTTATTTGGCCATCGCCCTTACTGGTGGGTGCAAGAAACAATGATTTATCCTAATCAGTCAAGCCCATGCCTTGAACAGTTTCCTATAACATGTGAAACTGGACCAG GAAGCCCATCTGGACATGCCATGGGATCATCCTGCGTCTGGTATGTAATGGTCACAGCAGCACTTAGCTACACAGTTAGATGGAAAGATAAATCAGCTGTTACCCTTCACAG ACTAACATGGTCATTCCTCTGGAGTATTTTTTGGATTATCCAGATCAGTGTGTGCATCTCAAGAGTGTTCATAGCAACACATTTCCCTCATCAAGTTGTTCTTGGAGTATTTGCTG GCATTCTTGTGGCAGAAGCATTTGAGCATACCCCTGCTATTCAGACAGCAAGCTTGAGAATGTACATCAAGACAAActtgtttcttttcatctttgCCCTTGGCTTTTATCTATCCCTCAAGCTTCTTGATATTGACTTGCTATGGTCTGTTCCAAAGGCCAAGAAGTGGTGTGCCAACCCAGACTGGATAAACATTGACACAACTCCGTTTGCTGGACTGGTGAGGAACTTAGGTGCACTCTTTGGTTTAGGTCTTGGAATTAATTCTGAAATGTTCATCACGAGCTGCAAAGGTAAAAATAGCTGCAGGATAAGTTTTCGCCTACTGTGTGTAGCTGCTTCTTTAGCTACGCTGCAGTTGTATAATTTTGTTAGGATACCTACTCATACTGAGTATTTGTTCTACATTCTCTCTTTTTGTAAGAGCGCAGCTATGCCTCTGACTGTGGTTGCCTTGGTTCCGTACTGTGTCCACTCGTTAATGAGGACAACTGAAAAGAAACTTAATTAG
- the SPC25 gene encoding kinetochore protein Spc25: MGNAQAEDEVTLFERDMKEFWIQFKISYGTEQSNQTSALRDLCKETIEALSEKWSKKLKEEDLMIDKIQEYNNEILQQSKYVAEKEEQLTEIKSKLNQEEEQQQNLTDSIQELKEELMKKMEIKSSKNKATKEKVEQVSKITSLFKEHLGLEMRRIQDEQLQFIFRHIDQKDPDKPYMCTLSINEQGDYEVTSCTPPLDCIAELQLKLRETNNFSAFVANIRKAFTALSYKQSA; this comes from the exons ATGGGCAACGCGCAGGCGGAAGATGAAGTAACGCTCTTTGAAAGAGATATGAAAGAGTTTTGGATCCAGTTTAAAATCAGTTATGGCACTGAACAGAGCAATCAGACTTCAGCGCTGAGAGATCTGTGCAAGGAGACTATAGAGGCTCTTTCAG AGAAATGGTCCAAGAAGCTGAAAGAAGAGGACCTGATGATAGACAAAATTCAGGAGTATAACAATG AGATTCTCCAGCAGAGCAAATACGTAGCAGAAAAGGAAGAGCAgttgacagaaataaaatcaaagctAAATCAGgaagaagagcagcagcagaacttgACTGACAGCATCCAAGAGCTTAAAGAAGAGCtgatgaagaaaatggaaa TAAAATCTTCTAAAAATAAAGCCACCAAGGAGAAAGTGGAACAAGTGAGCAAGATTACATCATTGTTTAAAGAGCATCTTGGATTGGAGATGCGTAGAATACAGG atGAGCAATTACAGTTTATATTCAGACACATTGACCAGAAAGATCCTGACAAGCCTTACATGTGTACCCTTTCCATAAATGAACAAGGAGACTATGAAG TGACTTCCTGTACTCCTCCTCTGGACTGTATTGCAGAGTTACAGCTCAAACTGAGAGAAACTAacaatttttctgcatttgttgCCAACATCAGAAAAGCTTTCACCGCTTTATCATATAAACAGTCTGCGTAA